The following nucleotide sequence is from Thermostaphylospora chromogena.
GGTACAGCCCGATCAACGACCAGTGCCGGGCGCTGATCGAGGCGCTGCGCGCCGAGGTGGATCTGCCGATCTACTGGGGTAACCGCAACTGGCATCCCTTCCTGGAGGACACCGTGCGTCAGATGGCCGCCGACGGCGTGCGCCGCGCGGCCGCGTTCGCGACCTCCGCCTACGCGGGGTATTCCAGCTGCCGCCAGTACCGCGACGACATCGCCCGGGCGCGGAGCGCGGTCGAGGGGGCTCCCGAGATCGTCAAGCTCCGCCACTTCCACGACCATCCCGGGTTCATCGCCGCGATGGCCGACCACACCCGCGAGGCGCTGTCCCGCCTGCCCGCCGAGGACGCCGAGCGCGCCCGGCTGGTGTTCACCGCGCACAGCATCCCGCTGTCGATGGCGGCCACCGCGGGGCCTGAGGGCGGCCTGTACGAGGCGCAGCTGCGCACGGCCTGCGAGCTGGTGGCCGGAGAGCTCGGCAGGGAGGCGTTCGACCTGGTGTGGCAGAGCCGCAGCGGGCCGCCGCACGTTCCGTGGCTGGAGCCCGACGTCTGCGACCACCTCGCCGAGCTGGCCAAGGAGGGGGTGGAGTCGGTCGTGCTGGTGCCCATCGGCTTCCTCTCCGACCACATGGAGGTGATCTACGACCTCGACGTGGAGGCGGCGGCCGCGGCCGAGGAGCTGGGCATGCGGATGGTCCGGGCGTCCACGGCGGGCACGCA
It contains:
- a CDS encoding ferrochelatase; its protein translation is MGSYDALLVVSFGGPEKPEDVMPFLENVVRGRGVPRERLLEVEAHYQRFGGYSPINDQCRALIEALRAEVDLPIYWGNRNWHPFLEDTVRQMAADGVRRAAAFATSAYAGYSSCRQYRDDIARARSAVEGAPEIVKLRHFHDHPGFIAAMADHTREALSRLPAEDAERARLVFTAHSIPLSMAATAGPEGGLYEAQLRTACELVAGELGREAFDLVWQSRSGPPHVPWLEPDVCDHLAELAKEGVESVVLVPIGFLSDHMEVIYDLDVEAAAAAEELGMRMVRASTAGTHPRFVRMIRELVEEPEPAACPATCCPAPRRPAAAGADQRSG